One genomic segment of Lytechinus pictus isolate F3 Inbred chromosome 18, Lp3.0, whole genome shotgun sequence includes these proteins:
- the LOC129281594 gene encoding sushi domain-containing protein 2-like, whose translation MKTKRRSGLLFFVAIILNLLHPSTGNNDLFFSFGITEGDRVMRVVDDGSTVRQFISVVFPFFDNNQYSLFVNTNGVISFLDPLVTYTPQGFPLGDGRRLLTPFWADVDTRNGGDIFYREVLRFGQDDELFVEADAIIRSSFVEMRDFVSSWMYIVTWDQVAFYESQDESIRNSFQAVLVTDGRYSFAIFNYGDINWTTGGDSGGDPSTGLGGTPAQVGFNAGDGVTYYSVPGSQTPAVVDIETTSNIGVPGRWVFRTDNANIEGLECVTFGKINLFPLVGSMLGGTQVFINGPCFNSTSQIVCDFDGIKTNGRLLSDNTAICISPTFYKVGRIPLLVSLDDGNNYLFKGTYTISSVEDVPDNVFSSVTESDQRESDFVITWDTEALQSVNKVDIVVYGYQEEWGIDFNGPLITLAQGVDYSLGNHTVVGLPYSETVYEVGVIGVIDSATNDSRAILWSKVHVLQWMNGFDTKKWCRNWLDIEVENDDTFLNATPPCPCTFDQAQLDIGRFSPHPECDVDSTEPNNCIHKPQAMHCIRANIPSLKGGGQACCYDFEGVIINVFDYPGGGYSHRYHHGGVYPYEKTGKVPYMSHYVTDLLPWTYCCRFGEHDDSECKNFARERPSQMCDNYRPPPPAMGNGDPHIATLDSTMYTFNGHGEYTMMNARNGTFILQARTAPLSGIPLATVFIAVAARYGDGDIIHVQTNERRVLDAYVQQVGDEQNFTRIDFTQAPRWAFQGVSVTGRNITSDGILIAFDGGVGLTLKESEGAMSIFLVAPDSFRNQTQGLMGTWNGDSSDDFLTPQGNLLSPDLTTEQLHDLFGLQWEIDASESLFYYDFGTDHESVTDRTYRPIFEPITNPLLNPAQVEEVCGTNRFCIFDYQTTGSQSFAENSIEEFDQYEEAVDNRESFVSCPTLSAPANGSAIVTTYVAGGVARFVCDSGFEPSRVTNLTCQSNGTWTAGDTPTCIEVFVPTTTVISMLTSRMTSRAARTTLLSSSGPTETKTSQDTTAPAASTFTAGRGTFQPVTDISTTKPQRPTRSTEQYVTEDARTSPQLTTLLKKVDDALPAWSIVLISLGSVLFVAIIGLIIGKMCHKKSVTPNNSQEFAHPNPTFEMIETG comes from the exons GTCAACACTAACGGTGTCATCTCGTTCTTGGACCCACTGGTAACTTACACACCTCAAGGATTTCCGCTTGGCGACGGCCGGCGTCTGCTGACACCCTTCTGGGCCGATGTCGACACGAGGAATGGCGGCGATATTTTCTATCGAGAGGTTCTTCGATTCGGACAAGACGACGAGCTGTTCGTCGAGGCCGATGCCATCATAAGATCATCCTTCGTTGAAATGAGAGACTTTGTGTCGTCGTGGATGTACATTGTCACGTGGGACCAGGTGGCTTTCTATGAAAGTCAGGATGAAAGTATC AGGAATTCTTTCCAGGCCGTGCTTGTAACCGATGGCCGCTATTCCTTCGCCATCTTTAACTACGGTGATATCAACTGGACCACTGGGGGCGACAGCGGTGGTGATCCATCAACAGGTCTTGGTGGAACGCCTGCTCAG GTTGGATTCAACGCTGGTGACGGAGTGACTTACTACAGCGTCCCTGGATCTCAGACACCCGCCGTCGTCGACATCGAAACGACCTCGAACATAGGCGTTCCGGGAAGATGGGTTTTCAGAACGGACAATGCCAATATCGAAGGATTAGAATGCGTAACGTTTG GTAAGAttaatttatttcctttggTCGGTTCCATGCTTGGCGGGACTCAGGTGTTCATTAACGGACCGTGCTTCAACTCAACGAGCCAAATCGTTTGTGATTTTGACGGAATCAAAACGAATGGAAGGCTTCTGTCAGACAACACCGCGATCTGCATATCGCCAACCTTTTACAAAGTCGGAAGAATTCCTCTTCTAGTGTCTTTAGACGATGGAAACAATTATCTGTTCAAAGGCACTTATACAATTA GTAGCGTGGAGGACGTCCCTGACAATGTATTTTCCTCGGTAACGGAAAGCGACCAAAGAGAATCCGACTTCGTGATCACATGGGACACCGAAGCTTTGCAAAGTGTAAATAAGGTCGACATCGTGGTCTATGGGTACCAAGAGGAGTGGGGAATCGATTTTAATGGACCTTTGATCACACTGGCGCAAGGAGTTGACTACAGTCTCGGGAATCACACAGTTGTAGGATTACCCTACAGCGAGACTGTTTATGAGGTCGGAGTCATCGGAGTCATCGATTCTGCAACTAA TGATAGCCGCGCTATACTCTGGAGCAAGGTCCATGTTCTTCAGTGGATGAATGGCTTTGATACAAAGAAGTGGTGTCGCAATTGGCTTGACATTGAGGTTGAAAATGATGATACCTTTCTGAATGCCACGCCACCGTGCCCTTGTACCTTTGACCAAGCTCAGTTGGACATAGGCAGGTTCAGCCCCCATCCGGAGTGTGACGTTGATTCCACAGAACCCAACAACTGCATTCACAAACCTCAAGCAATGCATTGTATCCGAGCCAACATCCCAAg CTTAAAAGGAGGAGGACAGGCGTGCTGCTATGATTTCGAGGGAGTGATCATCAACGTCTTTGACTATCCAGGAGGGGGTTACAGCCATCGCTACCATCACGGAGGTGTATACCCTTACGAGAAGACTGGAAAG GTACCATATATGTCTCACTACGTTACCGACTTGTTACCGTGGACTTACTGCTGTCGTTTCGGTGAGCACGATGATTCCGAGTGCAAAAACTTTGCAAGAGAACGACCATCTCAAATGTGCGACAACTACAGGCCACCACCACCAG CGATGGGAAATGGCGACCCGCATATTGCAACTCTCGACTCGACCATGTACACCTTCAACGGGCACGGTGAATACACCATGATGAACGCACGAAACGGGACATTCATCTTGCAAGCAAGAACCGCACCACTCTCGG GAATCCCTTTGGCCACCGTGTTCATAGCTGTCGCTGCTAGGTATGGTGATGGTGACATTATCCATGTTCAAACAAATGAACGCAGGGTTCTTGATGCGTACGTCCAACAAGTCGGAGATGAACAGAATTTCACGAGGATTGACTTCACGCAAGCTCCTCGATGGGCATTCCAAG GCGTTTCGGTAACGGGTCGCAACATTACCTCAGATGGAATCCTAATTGCTTTCGACGGCGGGGTAGGACTGACCTTGAAGGAATCAGAAGGGGCTATGAGTATCTTCCTTGTCGCTCCGGACTCCTTCCGGAATCAAACGCAAGGTCTGATGGGAACGTGGAATGGTGATTCCAGTGACGATTTTCTGACCCCTCAGGGAAATCTGTTGTCACCTGATTTGACTACTGAACAGCTACACGACCTATTCGGACTACAGT GGGAGATCGACGCATCAGAATCGTTGTTCTACTATGATTTTGGCACCGACCACGAATCCGTCACGGATCGCACGTACCGTCCCATCTTTGAGCCAATCACAAACCCTTTACTAAACCCAGCCCAGGTGGAGGAAGTCTGTGGTACGAATCGGTTCTGTATCTTCGACTACCAGACAACGGGTTCGCAGTCTTTTGCCGAGAATTCCATCGAGGAATTCGACCAGTATGAAGAGGCTGTCGACAATCGGGAGTCATTCG TGAGCTGCCCAACTCTTTCCGCCCCTGCTAATGGAAGTGCCATCGTGACGACCTACGTAGCAGGGGGTGTCGCCAGATTCGTATGTGATAGTGGGTTTGAACCTAGTCGCGTGACCAACCTAACCTGCCAATCAAATGGAACATGGACTGCTGGTGACACTCCGACGTGTATTGAGGTTTTCGTGCCGACGACCACTGTGATTTCCATGCTTACCTCTAGAATGACCTCTCGTGCTGCCAGAACAACACTGCTATCATCCTCAGGTCCAACTGAAACAAAGACTTCCCAAGACACAACAGCTCCAGCAGCATCTACTTTTACCGCCGGTCGAGGGACTTTTCAACCTGTTACTGATATATCTACGACCAAACCACAAAGACCGACCAGATCAACGGAACAGTACGTAACAGAGGACGCCAGGACATCCCCACAGTTGACCACATTACTGAAGAAGGTTGACGATG CTCTTCCCGCATGGTCGATCGTTTTGATATCACTTGGGTCGGTTCTCTTCGTCGCTATTATCGGGCTTATTATCGGCAAAATGTGTCACAAGAAAAG TGTGACACCTAATAATAGCCAAGAATTTGCCCACCCGAATCCCACGTTTGAAAT GATTGAGACGGGGTAA